The genomic segment AGGGAAAAACCACAGCACCTCATCCAGCAACTCCATTTTTTGCGGACCAAAGGGTACACGGGGACCGGGCACACCCATGCAGGGGCAGAAGGGAATATCCAGCTCTACCAGTTTGGCGTATATCGGGTACCATTTTTTATCGTTTACGGGCACCGGCGGAGAGATCATCGCCGGGGAAGCGGTCACCGCCTTTATATCGAACTTTTCGTGCATGTGTACAATCTTGCGCACCTCCTCCATCCCGCGGTTGGGGTTGGCCTCGTAGGAGGCAAAAAAACGATCCGGGTGCTGCCGCAGGGCTTTCTCCTGCAACTCACTGAACCCCAGCCCGATCATCGCGCGTGCGATGCCGTGCTTATCCATCTGCCCCAGCGTGTAGGCGATGTAATCCTCATGCTTACCCGTGTCCGGAATATCCTTGAACATGTACTGAGCGGGCATGTTGAACATATCGTGGCTTTCACGGTCCAGCAGTAAGGGTTTTATCCAGTCGTAAAAACTGCTGTTATCATCCCCGGGAATCGCGAGCATCAGGTCAATGATTCCAATTTCGCTGGGCATGGGCATGGTGTTGACTCCTTCTGACATAGCGGGGGACGCGCTTCTCGCAATTACCGGAGATAGTCTACCTAAGTAATTGTTATATATCTATTTATACTCTTATCGGCGCGTCATTTTTAGCCCCGTGGTCGCGTTTGCGCAGACGCAGAGGCAGCGTGTCATCCGCGGACAGGTACCGGTAACAACCCGACTCATCGATATGCCGCTGTAACTGGCCACGCTGATGCAGATAGTTGAGGTGTGCAATACACTCTCCCAGAGCCAACCCCAGATTTTGCCCATCCAGCGGACGCTTGAACATCACCGGTAGCAAGTCCATGGCACTGCGATCCGATTCGACACAGGCTTCTTCAAGCGCCAGCAGATGGTCCTCGTGGTGTTCAACCAGGTAACGCAGGCGCTCATGCAGGCCATAGAACGGCGTATTGTGAGCGGGCAAAACCAGAGCGTCCGCAGGCAGCAAATCCTGCAGATGCTCGAGCGAGTTAAACCACTCCTTGAGAGGATTGCCCTCCGGTTCGGACCCCGCAACGCTGATGTTTGATGTAATCCGAGGAATGACCTGATCACCCGAAATAAGGATATTAAGCGCGCTGCAATACAGACAGGCATGCTCCGGAGAGTGGCCTCGACCGATCACCACTTGCCAGCGATTACCATTGATCGTAAGGAATGCCCCGTCAGTCAGTCGGCGGAATGAGGTGGGCATAGGCTTCGTAATGGCGGACAGTCCCTTAAAACTTTCTACAGCCGCCTTCACCTGGTCTGCGTTCCGTCCTGAGCGCAGCAGATTTAGCTCTGTCTCCCAGTTGAAATGATCCTTGCCTGTGCGACCGAAGGCCAGCCCGACGTAGTATTCCGCCTCAGTCATGTAAAAAGGCACACGCCACCGCTCACACAGCCAACCCGCCATCCCGGTATGATCCGGATGATAATGCGTCGACAGTACAGCCTTGACCGGCTTCTCCTGAAAATACTGTTCGAACACGCCTTCCCACAGCTCCTGCGTCGGTCCGAGGGCGATACCGGTGTCTATAATCCACCAGCCATCGTCATCCTCAAGCAGATAAAGGTTAATATGGTCAAGGGCCATTGGCAGCGGCATACGCAGCCAAAGTATCCCTGGTGAGATTTCTCTGACTGCGCCGAAGTCGGGCGCGTCTTCAAACAAATAACTCAGCATAAGATCAACTTACAGCCCAAGGTCTTTTATCAGGGCGATTACGTCATCGTCATGGCTCTTGGTCTTGACCTTGTCCATGATGTGTTTAAGGCGCCCATCCTTGCCGATGATGAACGTGGTGCGAAGAACACCCATGAATTCTCGGCCCATAAATTTCTTCAAACCCCAAGCTCCGTACTTATCTGTTACCACATGGCCTTCGTCCGATAGCAAGGTGAAATTAAGGTCCTGCTTGTCGACAAAGCGTCCTAATTTAGCCACTGGGTCAGGGCTTATGCCAAGCACTACGGTATGGAGCTTCGCCAGAGCCTGCTTGCTGTCCCGAATGCCGCAGGCTTGCACAGTGCAACCCGGCGTCATGGCCTTCGGATAAAAGTACAGCACGACATTTTTCTCACCTCGAAATTGCTTGAGACTTACCTTCTCACCGGACTGGTCCAGCAATGTCAGCGCGGGCGCAATATTGCCTATTTTGGGAAACGCCATTGACTCTACATCCTCTCAGTTTTTCGCGCCCAAGGCGGACAACGAAACGGGTCATGCTCTTTATTTTGGTCGAGGCCGGTGATCGACAGACGACACCCGGACCGGGTAGTTATCGCGCTCCGCATCGGGAAAATATTCTTTTAGCGTCTGTGAGATCACAGGAAAGGCTATGTTATCCCAGGGAATCTCGCTTTCTGCATAAAGACATGTATCGAGGCTTTCGGGACCGGCACTGTGCTCGCCCGCAACCAGCTCGCAGCGATAAAACATGTAGACCTGGTTGATATAGGGCACATCAAACACCCTGTAAAGCTCTGTGTTTTCGACCTTGGCCCTCGCTTCTTCCCAGGTTTCTCTAGCGGCTCCCTGTACGCTGGTTTCACCGTTTTCCATAAATCCCGCTGGCAACGTCCAGTAATTCCTGCGCGGCTCTATCGCTCTCAGGCAAAGCAGAATCTTACCCTCATACACGGGCAAGCAACCCACGATCACACGAGGATTACTGTAGTGTATGACCTCGCAACTGCTACAAACGTGGCGCTCCCTGTCGTCTCCCTCGGGAATCCGCAGGACCACAGTGTTACCGCAATGGGGGCAAAATTTCATCAGGAACAGCTTCCAGCAAACAGGAGCAATATTATAAGGGCTAGAG from the Candidatus Marimicrobium litorale genome contains:
- the bcp gene encoding thioredoxin-dependent thiol peroxidase, giving the protein MAFPKIGNIAPALTLLDQSGEKVSLKQFRGEKNVVLYFYPKAMTPGCTVQACGIRDSKQALAKLHTVVLGISPDPVAKLGRFVDKQDLNFTLLSDEGHVVTDKYGAWGLKKFMGREFMGVLRTTFIIGKDGRLKHIMDKVKTKSHDDDVIALIKDLGL
- a CDS encoding MBL fold metallo-hydrolase; the encoded protein is MLSYLFEDAPDFGAVREISPGILWLRMPLPMALDHINLYLLEDDDGWWIIDTGIALGPTQELWEGVFEQYFQEKPVKAVLSTHYHPDHTGMAGWLCERWRVPFYMTEAEYYVGLAFGRTGKDHFNWETELNLLRSGRNADQVKAAVESFKGLSAITKPMPTSFRRLTDGAFLTINGNRWQVVIGRGHSPEHACLYCSALNILISGDQVIPRITSNISVAGSEPEGNPLKEWFNSLEHLQDLLPADALVLPAHNTPFYGLHERLRYLVEHHEDHLLALEEACVESDRSAMDLLPVMFKRPLDGQNLGLALGECIAHLNYLHQRGQLQRHIDESGCYRYLSADDTLPLRLRKRDHGAKNDAPIRV
- a CDS encoding NUDIX hydrolase codes for the protein MKFCPHCGNTVVLRIPEGDDRERHVCSSCEVIHYSNPRVIVGCLPVYEGKILLCLRAIEPRRNYWTLPAGFMENGETSVQGAARETWEEARAKVENTELYRVFDVPYINQVYMFYRCELVAGEHSAGPESLDTCLYAESEIPWDNIAFPVISQTLKEYFPDAERDNYPVRVSSVDHRPRPK
- a CDS encoding amidohydrolase family protein encodes the protein MPMPSEIGIIDLMLAIPGDDNSSFYDWIKPLLLDRESHDMFNMPAQYMFKDIPDTGKHEDYIAYTLGQMDKHGIARAMIGLGFSELQEKALRQHPDRFFASYEANPNRGMEEVRKIVHMHEKFDIKAVTASPAMISPPVPVNDKKWYPIYAKLVELDIPFCPCMGVPGPRVPFGPQKMELLDEVLWFFPELRVVTRHGCEPWTDVAWKMMLKYPNLHYMTSAFAPKYYPPDIIDFANKRGSGQVMYAGYFPMGLSLDRIFREMPDVPLRDEVWPKFLRDNAVRVFKLDQ